The Jiangella sp. DSM 45060 genome contains the following window.
CGACGCTCGGCGCGCTGCTGGTGAACTCGCTGGTCGCGGTCACGTACGGCGAGTACACGTCGTCGGTGGTGTCGGCGCCGTTCGCCGAGGAGGCGCTGAAGGGCGCGTTCCTGGTCGGCCTGCTGTGGCGGCAGCGGCACGAGCTGGACGGGCTCGTCGACGGCATCGTCTACGCGGGGCTGGTCGCGGCCGGGTTCGCGTTCGTCGAGAACATCCTCTACCTGGGCCGGGCCTTCGACACCGCGTCGATCGACGGCTACAGCGTGTTCGTCGTGCGCGGCATCTTCTCGCCGTTCGCGCACCCGCTGTTCACCGTCTTCATCGGCATCGCCGTCGGCCTCGCCGCGGGACGGCGCTCGGTCGCGGCGCGGGTGCTGCTGCCGCTCGTCGGGTACCTGCTGGCGGCCGGGCTGCACGCGCTGTGGAACGCGTCGGCGCTGTGGGACGACGGCCAGGGCTTCGTCGCCGTCTACGTCGTGGTCATGGTGCCGGTGTTCGCCGCCATGCTCAGCATCGCGCTCTGGCAGCGCCGCCGCGAGCAGCGCGTCGTCGCCGCCCGGCTGGGCGAGTTCGTGCAGGCCGGGTGGATCCCGTGGTACGAGGTCGACCTGCTCTCGACCATGCGCAGCCGGCGCCGCTGGACCGCGGCGATGAAGTCGCAGTACGGCCGCGACGCCGCCGGCGCCGTGCGCGCCTACCAGGTCGCCGTCACCGAGCTCGCGTTCCTCGTCAACCGGCCGCGGCACGCCCGCGGCGACGATCGCGACGACCCCCGGCTGGCCGAGGTGCTGGCCTTCGTCGGCGAGACCCGCGCCCGGGCCGTCGCGCTGACCAGCGCCGGACGGTGAGGCGAGTCGGCCTGCGGGGCCGGATCACGGTAGCCTTCTGCCATGCCTGACGAGCTCTTCACCCTCGCCGCCGCCACCTCCGGCGCGCCGGGAGCCGCACCCTTCGGCCGCGTGTCGGTCGCCATGGTCACCCCGTTCCTCGACGACGGCGGCCTCGACCTCGAGGGGACGTCCGCCCTGGCGGAGAAGCTCGTCGCCGACGGCGCCGACGGCCTGGTCGTCGCCGGCACCACGGGCGAGAGCCCCACCACCTCCGACGCCGAGAAGGACCTCGTCCTGCGCGCCGTCGTCGAGGCCGTCGGTTCCCGCGCCCGCGTCGTCGCCGGCGTCGGCACCTACGACACCCGGCACACCAGCGAGCTGGCCCAGGCCGCGCAGAAGGCCGGCGCCCACGGCCTGCTGGTCGTCTCGCCGTACTACAGCCGCCCGCCGCAGGAGGCGCTGTACCAGCACTTCGTCGCCGTCGCGTCGGCCACCGACCTGCCGGTCATGCTCTACGACATCCCCGGCCGCACCGGCGTGCCCATCGAGACCGAGACGCTGATCCGGCTGGCCGAGCACGACCGCATCGTCGCCGTCAAGGACGCCAAGGGCGACGTGTTCGCGTCGTCCGAGGTCATGGCCCGCACCGGGCTCGCCTACTACTCCGGCGACGACGCCCTCAACCTCGCCCTGCTCACGCACGGCGCCGTCGGCATGGTGAGCGTCGTCGGTCACGTCGCGGCGGCCGAGTACGCCCACATGGTGCGCGCGCTCGACTCCGGCGACCTCGTGCGCGCGCTGCAGCTGCACCGCCGGCTCATCCCGGCCGTGCGCGGCATCATGGGCACCGGCCAGGGGGCCACCATGGCCAAGGCCGCCGTCGAGCTGCGTGGCGTCATCCGCAACCGCACGGTGCGCTCGCCCCTCATCCCCGCCACCGACGAGCAGGTCGCGCAACTGCGCGCCGACCTCGCCGAGGCGGGGCTCGCATGAGCCATCCGCACCCGGAACTCCCCTCGCCGCCGTCCCTCGACCCCGCCGCGCTGCGCGTCGTCCCGCTCGGCGGGCTCGGCGAGGTCGGCCGCAACATGACCGTGTTCGAGTACGGCGGGCGGCTGCTGATCGTCGACTGCGGGGTGCTGTTCCCCGAGGACAACCAGCCCGGCGTCGACCTCATCCTGCCCGACTTCGAGTACATCCGGGACCGCCTCGACGACGTCGAGGCGATCGTGCTGACGCACGGGCACGAGGACCACATCGGCGCCGTCCCGTTCCTGCTGCGCGAGAAGCAGGACATCCCCGTCGTCGGCTCCCGGCTGACCCTCGCTCTGGTCGAGGCGAAGCTCAGGGAGCACCGCATCGACGCCTACCAGCTGCAGGTCAAGGAGGGGCAGTCGGAGCGGTTCGGCCCGTTCGAGGTCGAGTTCCTTGCCGTCAACCACTCCATCCCCGACGCGCTGGCGCTGTCCATCCGCACCCCGGCCGGCGTCGTGCTGCACACCGGCGACTTCAAGATGGACCAGCTGCCGCTGGACGGCCGGCTCACCGACCTCAACGGGTTCGCCCGGCTCGGCGACTCCGGCGTCGACCTGTTCATGGTCGACTCCACCAACGCCGAGGTGCCCGGGTTCACCCCGCACGAGCGCGACATCGCCGACGTCCTCGACGGCGTCTTCACCCGCGCGCCGCGCCGCGTCGTCGTCGCGTCCTTCGCCAGCCACGTCCACCGCGTGCAGCAGGTCCTCGACGTCGCCGTCGCCCACGGCCGCAAGGTCGCCTTCGTCGGCCGGTCCATGGTGCGCAACATGGGCATCGCCCGCGACCTCGGCTACCTCACCGTCCCCGGCGGCACCCTCGTCGACCTCAAGTCGATCGACGACCTCCCGCCCGACAAGGTCGTGCTGATGTCAACCGGCTCGCAGGGCGAGCCCATGGCGGCGCTGTCGCGCATCGCCAACCGCGACCACCCGGCCATCCGCATCGAGCCCGGCGACGTCGTCGTGCTGGCGTCGTCGCTGATCCCGGGCAACGAGAACGCCGTGTCCCGGGTCATCAACGGGCTCACCCGCGAGGGCGCCACCGTCGTGCACAAGGGCAACGCCAAGGTGCACACGTCCGGCCACGCCTCCGCCGGCGAGCTGCTGTTCGCGTACAACCTGGTCAAGCCGCGCAACGTCATGCCGATCCACGGCGAGACCCGGCACCTGTTCGCCAACGCCGACATCGCCGTCGCCGCCGGCGTGCCGCGCGAGCGGGTCGCGCTGGCCGAGGACGGCGTCGTCGTCGACCTCCTCGACGGCGTCGCGCGCGTCGTCGGCGCGGTGCCGTGCGGCTACGTCTACGTCGACGGCTCCAACGTCGGCGGGGTCGCCGAGGCGTCGCTGAAGGACCGCCGCATCCTCGGCGAAGAGGGCTTCATCTCCGTCGTCGTGGTCGTCGACTCCGTCACCGGGAAGGTCACCGGCGGGCCGGAGATCCACGCCCGCGGATTCGCCGAGGACGACAGCGTCTTCGACGACATCCGGCCCGAGCTGGTGACGGCGCTGGAGAAGGCGGCCGAGGGCGGCAACGCCGACACCTACCAGCTGCAGCAGACGGTGCGCCGCACTATCGGCCGCTGGGTCGGCGGCCGGCTGCGGCGCCGTCCGATGATCATCCCCGTCGTCGTCGAATCCTGACCCGGCGGCCGCGCCGACAGGCCGCACTCCCCATGATCATCAATGATCCGACCACCCATAGGGGGTTGGATCATTGATGATCATGGGAGGGGCGGGGCGGCGGCCTCGCCCAGCGCGGCGAGGATGCGGCGCCAGCCGTTGCCCATGATCGTGCGCGACAGCTGGTCGGCGGGGGAGCCGGGGTCGAAGCCGCGGTGGGTGAACAGCACCCGGGTGCCGCGGCCCTCCCGGCGCAGCTCGAAGCTGACCACCCAGCCGCTCGGCCCGTCCGCCGCGGCGTCGTCCCAGCTGAAGCTGAGCAGCTCCGGCTCGACCAGCTCGAGCACCTTGCAGGCGACGGTTCCGGAGAAGCCGACCGCCTCGATCGGCTTCGCCGCCATCGTGAACCGGGCGCCGACCCGCGGCTCGAACCCCTCGGGGCGCATCAGCCAGCGGGCCAGCAGCTCCGGCGTCGTCAGGGCCCGCCAGACCAGCTCCGGCGGGTGCGGGTAGAAGTGGTCCAGCTCGATCTCGGTGTTCGTCACCCGCCGCTCCCGTCGCCGCCGAGGTCGTCGAGCACGTCGCCGAGGTCGGTGAGCCGGGCCCGCCAGTACCGCTCGTACGGCGACAGCCAGTCGCGGACGCCGACGAGCGGGCCCGCGTGGACCGTGTAGTAGCGGTGCCGGCCGCGCTGCTCCTCGCGTACGAGGTCGGTGTCGCGGAGCACGCGCAGGTGCTCGGAGACGCTGGGGCGGGCCATGTCGAACCGGTCGGCGATGTCCTGGACCGTCTGCTCGCCGTCGAGCAGGAGGTCGAGGATGTCGCGGCGGGTCGGGTTGGCCAGCGCACCGAACAACCGGTCGGCGGGCGACGTCTTGCCCCGTTGCGGCATGGCCCCGTTCTACCTCACCCGGCGGCCGACAGGACGTAGCCGTTGCCGTCGGGGTCGGCGAACGTGGCTTGGCGGCCCCACGGCATCTCGTTCGGCCCGTCGACGCTCACCCCGGCGGCCCGCAGCCGCTCGACGTCGGCGTCGAGATCGGACGACGCCAGGATGGTGCCGGCGGACGTCCCCGCCGTGGCGCCCGGGAACGGCCGGTGCAACACGATCGCCGTCGCCGCCCCCGGCGGGGCGACCTCCAGCCAGCGGGTGTCGCCCATGGCGAGGTCGGTGCGCACCTCGAACCCGAGCACGTCGGCATAGAACTCCCGCGCCCGCTCCTGGTCGTCGACGAACATGGTCAGCGTCTGGATCTGCGTCAGGCTCATGCCCGGCACTATAGGTAGGAAAAATCCTACGCGTCAATCCGAGCCCGTTCATGCGGCCGCGCATGCGCCTCGACCCTGTCGCCGCGGAGCGGGCGCGCCCTAGCCTCGGTGGCGGGCGGAGGAGGTGGTCCGGTGCGGTCAGGCGGTGTCGCGGTGCTCGCGCTGGGCGTGCTCGTCCTGGCCGGGTGCGGCCTGCTCGGTGACGACGGCGACGGCGGCGCGGTGGGCGTGCTCGACATCGAGGCGGGCCAGTGCTTCACCGCGCCGGGCGAGGTGCAGGCGGAGCTGACGGAGCTGACCGGCGTCCCGTGCGACCGCGAGCACGACCAGGAGGCGTACGCCGTCGTCGGCTACACCGGTCCCGGCGGCGAGGAGGCCGACGCGTTCCCGGGCGACGACGCGCTCATCCGGTTCGCCGACGGCGCCTGCGCGCAGGAATTCGGCGAATATGTCGGCACGAACTATCTGGATTCCGCGCTCTTCTTCACCTATCTGCTCCCGTCGGTGCGCGGCTGGGAGGACGGCGATACCCACGTCGTGTGCTTCGTGACCACCACGGGCGAGAAACTCGACGCCTCGGTGCGCGACTCCGGAATGTAGGCCCAATTCGAGGAGGAACACGATGGGTGATCCGCAGGTGGTCGACTCGGCGCAGACGAGCTGCTCGTTCGGCACGGCACCGGCGTCGCTCGGGGTGCTGCCGACGGCCCGGGTCACGGTCGAGGGACGGCCCGCCGCCACCGTCGCCGACGCCGTCCCGTTCCTGAACATCCGGCCCTTCAACACCTGCGTCAGCCTGGCGAACCCCATGGTCGCAGCCGCGACGAGCGCCGCGATGGGGGTGCTGACGCCGCAGCCGTGCATCCCGGCGACGACGGCGTGGCTGCCCGGGTCGCCGTCGACGACCATCGGCGGGCGCCAGGCGCTGACGCTGGCGACGACCTGCCGCTGCCAGTGGGGCGGCATCATCACCGTGGCGCAGCCCGGCAGCGTCCAGACCACGTCCTGAGGTCATTTTCGCGTCCATGCGCGAGTGCATGAACCCGGGGAATTCCGGGCCATTGATCTGGTGTCGAAGAATGGATCTTCGTACGATTCCGTGACCGGCTCGGGAAAGAGTCGAACCGGTGCGGATTCCACGCCCGAGAAAGAGGTCGTCGTGCCCACTTACACAGCGCCCGGAGTGTACGTCGAAGAGGTCCCGTCGTCGCAGAAGGTCCTCACCGCGGTCCCCACGGCCATCGCCGCTTTCGTCGGGTTCACCGAGCGCGCCCCGGCCGACGACCCCGCCGACCCCCACGGCCTCGCGCCGCGGCTGGTCACCAGCTGGTCCCAGTACGAGCAGCTGTACGGCGGCTTCGTGGCCGGCGCCATGCTGCCGCTCTCGGTCTACGGCTACTTCCAGAACGGCGGCGCGCTGGCCTACATCGTCCGGGTGCCCAACAGCGAGCCGGCGGGGGAGCCGTCGACGGTGGCGCTGCCGGCCGCCGACCGCAGCCTCGGCAGCCCGCTGGTCATCGAGAGCGTGGAGCCCGACGCCGACCTCACCGTCGCCGTCACCGCGCAGGAGCCGGCCGACGACGACAGCCCCGATCCCGCGCCGTTCACCATCGAGGTCCTCGACGGCGCCGACGTGGTCGAGTCGTACCCGGACCTCACGCTGGGCGGGCCGCGCGACGCCGCCACCGTCGTCAACGCCGCGTCCACCAGGGTCAAGGTCAAGGTGGCGCTGGCCGAGGACACCGACCTCGCCGGCCAGCTCGACCTGCTGCGGCCCGGCCAGTACCCGCTCGAGCGCGCCGCGCCCCGTCCGGTGCCGGTCAACGGCCGCAAGTTCGCCGGCTCGGAGTCCGCGCGCACCGGTATCAACGGCCTGGCCATCGCCGAGGACGTCACGATGATCCTGGTGCCCGACCTCGTCACCGCCGCCACGCGCGACGACGGCAGCCTCGACCTCGGGCTGTGGAAGGCCGTGCAGACGGCGCTCATCGCGCACTGCGAGCAGTACTCCAACCGCATGGCGCTGCTCGACGCCCCGCCCGGCATGACGCCGCAGCAGATCAAGGAGTGGCGCTCCGACCAGGCGCAGTACGACTCCGCCTTCGCCGCGCTCTACTACCCGTGGATCACCGTCGACAACCCCGGCGCCACCAACGGCGACGCGACCGCGCTGATCCCGCCGTCGGGACACGTCGCCGGCGTGTGGGCGCGCACCGACGAGACCCGCGGCGTCTGGAAGGCGCCCGCCAACGACACCATCCGCGGCGTCCTCGACGTCGAGCGGCCGGTCACGCAGAACGAGCAGTCGCTGCTCAACCCCATCGGCATCAACTGCATCCGCCCGTTCGGCACCCGCGGCATCCGCATCTGGGGCGCCCGCACGCTGTCCTCGGACACCGACTGGACCTACCTGAACGTCCGCCGGCTGTTCAACATGGTCGAGGCGACGATCATGGACGGCACCCAGTGGGCGGTGTTCGAGCCCAACGACGTGAAGCTGTGGGAGGGCGTCTCGCGGACCCTCACCGGCTTCCTGCACGGGCTGTGGCAGGCCGGCGCGCTGTTCGGGCAGTCCGCGGCGCAGGCCTTCTACGTCAAGTGCGACGCCGAGACCAACCCGCCCGAGTCCATCGACCAGGGCAAGCTCGTCGTCGAGGTGGGTCTCGCGCCGGTCAAGCCGGCCGAGTTCGTGGTGTTCCGGATCAGCCAGACCAAGCAGAGCG
Protein-coding sequences here:
- a CDS encoding PrsW family intramembrane metalloprotease, translated to MTAALAPHQPWSRQQRRRVLWPILGLVAAAGCAVVVLGLAVGDLAPSTIATATLFALLPVVVVVGAFLWLDRWEPEPGRTMLAAFLWGAGVATLGALLVNSLVAVTYGEYTSSVVSAPFAEEALKGAFLVGLLWRQRHELDGLVDGIVYAGLVAAGFAFVENILYLGRAFDTASIDGYSVFVVRGIFSPFAHPLFTVFIGIAVGLAAGRRSVAARVLLPLVGYLLAAGLHALWNASALWDDGQGFVAVYVVVMVPVFAAMLSIALWQRRREQRVVAARLGEFVQAGWIPWYEVDLLSTMRSRRRWTAAMKSQYGRDAAGAVRAYQVAVTELAFLVNRPRHARGDDRDDPRLAEVLAFVGETRARAVALTSAGR
- the dapA gene encoding 4-hydroxy-tetrahydrodipicolinate synthase → MPDELFTLAAATSGAPGAAPFGRVSVAMVTPFLDDGGLDLEGTSALAEKLVADGADGLVVAGTTGESPTTSDAEKDLVLRAVVEAVGSRARVVAGVGTYDTRHTSELAQAAQKAGAHGLLVVSPYYSRPPQEALYQHFVAVASATDLPVMLYDIPGRTGVPIETETLIRLAEHDRIVAVKDAKGDVFASSEVMARTGLAYYSGDDALNLALLTHGAVGMVSVVGHVAAAEYAHMVRALDSGDLVRALQLHRRLIPAVRGIMGTGQGATMAKAAVELRGVIRNRTVRSPLIPATDEQVAQLRADLAEAGLA
- a CDS encoding ribonuclease J encodes the protein MSHPHPELPSPPSLDPAALRVVPLGGLGEVGRNMTVFEYGGRLLIVDCGVLFPEDNQPGVDLILPDFEYIRDRLDDVEAIVLTHGHEDHIGAVPFLLREKQDIPVVGSRLTLALVEAKLREHRIDAYQLQVKEGQSERFGPFEVEFLAVNHSIPDALALSIRTPAGVVLHTGDFKMDQLPLDGRLTDLNGFARLGDSGVDLFMVDSTNAEVPGFTPHERDIADVLDGVFTRAPRRVVVASFASHVHRVQQVLDVAVAHGRKVAFVGRSMVRNMGIARDLGYLTVPGGTLVDLKSIDDLPPDKVVLMSTGSQGEPMAALSRIANRDHPAIRIEPGDVVVLASSLIPGNENAVSRVINGLTREGATVVHKGNAKVHTSGHASAGELLFAYNLVKPRNVMPIHGETRHLFANADIAVAAGVPRERVALAEDGVVVDLLDGVARVVGAVPCGYVYVDGSNVGGVAEASLKDRRILGEEGFISVVVVVDSVTGKVTGGPEIHARGFAEDDSVFDDIRPELVTALEKAAEGGNADTYQLQQTVRRTIGRWVGGRLRRRPMIIPVVVES
- a CDS encoding SRPBCC domain-containing protein, with product MTNTEIELDHFYPHPPELVWRALTTPELLARWLMRPEGFEPRVGARFTMAAKPIEAVGFSGTVACKVLELVEPELLSFSWDDAAADGPSGWVVSFELRREGRGTRVLFTHRGFDPGSPADQLSRTIMGNGWRRILAALGEAAAPPLP
- a CDS encoding helix-turn-helix transcriptional regulator; this translates as MPQRGKTSPADRLFGALANPTRRDILDLLLDGEQTVQDIADRFDMARPSVSEHLRVLRDTDLVREEQRGRHRYYTVHAGPLVGVRDWLSPYERYWRARLTDLGDVLDDLGGDGSGG
- a CDS encoding VOC family protein, translated to MSLTQIQTLTMFVDDQERAREFYADVLGFEVRTDLAMGDTRWLEVAPPGAATAIVLHRPFPGATAGTSAGTILASSDLDADVERLRAAGVSVDGPNEMPWGRQATFADPDGNGYVLSAAG
- a CDS encoding septum formation family protein — protein: MRSGGVAVLALGVLVLAGCGLLGDDGDGGAVGVLDIEAGQCFTAPGEVQAELTELTGVPCDREHDQEAYAVVGYTGPGGEEADAFPGDDALIRFADGACAQEFGEYVGTNYLDSALFFTYLLPSVRGWEDGDTHVVCFVTTTGEKLDASVRDSGM
- a CDS encoding DUF4280 domain-containing protein; translated protein: MGDPQVVDSAQTSCSFGTAPASLGVLPTARVTVEGRPAATVADAVPFLNIRPFNTCVSLANPMVAAATSAAMGVLTPQPCIPATTAWLPGSPSTTIGGRQALTLATTCRCQWGGIITVAQPGSVQTTS
- a CDS encoding phage tail sheath subtilisin-like domain-containing protein, producing the protein MPTYTAPGVYVEEVPSSQKVLTAVPTAIAAFVGFTERAPADDPADPHGLAPRLVTSWSQYEQLYGGFVAGAMLPLSVYGYFQNGGALAYIVRVPNSEPAGEPSTVALPAADRSLGSPLVIESVEPDADLTVAVTAQEPADDDSPDPAPFTIEVLDGADVVESYPDLTLGGPRDAATVVNAASTRVKVKVALAEDTDLAGQLDLLRPGQYPLERAAPRPVPVNGRKFAGSESARTGINGLAIAEDVTMILVPDLVTAATRDDGSLDLGLWKAVQTALIAHCEQYSNRMALLDAPPGMTPQQIKEWRSDQAQYDSAFAALYYPWITVDNPGATNGDATALIPPSGHVAGVWARTDETRGVWKAPANDTIRGVLDVERPVTQNEQSLLNPIGINCIRPFGTRGIRIWGARTLSSDTDWTYLNVRRLFNMVEATIMDGTQWAVFEPNDVKLWEGVSRTLTGFLHGLWQAGALFGQSAAQAFYVKCDAETNPPESIDQGKLVVEVGLAPVKPAEFVVFRISQTKQSAA